A window of Flammeovirga kamogawensis genomic DNA:
TCTACTAGGGAACTACCCTAATAGAGGTTTTTTTTTGTGAAAGATCCAAAAGAAAGTAAATTACATTGTTCCTTTCTCTGCTTTAGGATTCACTTTAGCTCTAATTGTTACTACATCCATACCATCTTCTACATTGGCTTGAATTGTAACTCTTTTAACTTGAGTACCTTTTTTGTGTGCACTATTAAATGTAACATTCAATTTAGCAGACTCACCTGGTGCTAATGGCTTTCTATCCCAATCAGGAGCAGTACAACCACATGTTGTTCTTACATTAGTAATAGTTAGAGGTACCTCACCTTGGTTTGTATAATTAAATACATGCGTTACCTTATCACCTTCTGTGATTTCACCAAAATCAAATTCTTTTTCCTCGAACTTAAATTTAGCTAAAGGACCTGTACTTGCTTTAGTAGTAGAAGCTGTTGATACAGCCGAAGATTTCTCTGTTGAAGAAGATTTTTTCTCTTCACCACAAGAAATTAACATTGTAGCCATAACTACAAGTATTGATAATGATTTAATTAATTTCATTTGAGTAATCTATTAAGATGTTTGATTATTATTTGTCAATTTAATTACAATAATAATCACTTTAAACTAAAAAAGGCAAAGAAGTAAGATCTTCCTTGCCTTTTAATGAAATCTAAAAAAAGATTTTATTAATCTTCTTCTCCTTCATCCATTGCTGGAGTTGCA
This region includes:
- a CDS encoding DUF1573 domain-containing protein; the protein is MKLIKSLSILVVMATMLISCGEEKKSSSTEKSSAVSTASTTKASTGPLAKFKFEEKEFDFGEITEGDKVTHVFNYTNQGEVPLTITNVRTTCGCTAPDWDRKPLAPGESAKLNVTFNSAHKKGTQVKRVTIQANVEDGMDVVTIRAKVNPKAEKGTM